The following proteins are encoded in a genomic region of Neurospora crassa OR74A linkage group VI, whole genome shotgun sequence:
- a CDS encoding translation initiation factor eIF-2B, whose amino-acid sequence MSTSTPSSTAPSSSTNHKPLKRRSVVSSFIFKLPPAYFSPPSSSSLPTTSSFDPSIQKPLVALFKRSDKVSTYTHHYAPISGSIDSTDPTPLSAAWREIHEETTLTASDLKLLRQGKPYTFSDESVGREWTIWPFAFLLKDPAGDGEGSEKRIKINWEHEGWAWFDPLDVRDTEDFGGVPKLKESLRRVWFEIDLGLEAGKVLAEGCKRLEEDYVSGARQMAGDALRILRDVIDKMDDGVLDGENGDGKEAKWWKDIRMAAWHLWKNGRESMGAAIMSALLSALASVEAKVFQDHATRSKSSGKQLKSTIISILDREISARPLTNDQISRSFASYISRNLPSFNTPQKPLSILTLSESSTITHALSHLPILLPNSVLDIRVLESRPLLEGVSLAASLAKALSTELASSNDRQHSITIYTDASACHATRGVQLVVIGADRIASDGSVSNKTGSLSVLLATQHNAKEAKVVVLCDSEKVALPGPPEQHVVEDQGLEQVTRVWMGEGSSKRIRGAARTVLNFAHATRFEGKTKEKKHEEKEKTQVKVEVRNVSFEWCAGGLIDAYVTEEGEWNDENVKKKSEALQGLEKRLFGLL is encoded by the coding sequence ATGTCCACCTCTACCCCGTCATCCACTGCTCCAAGTAGCTCTACCAACCACAAGCCACTAAAACGCCGATCCGTGGTCTCTTCTTTCATCTTCAAACTCCCCCCTGCTTACTTTTcccctccatcctcctcctctctacCGACTACCTCCAGTTTTGATCCATCTATCCAAAAACCACTCGTGGCTCTGTTCAAACGCTCCGACAAAGTCAGCACTTACACCCATCACTACGCGCCCATCTCCGGTTCCATCGATTCAACCGACCCTACCCCCCTTAGCGCAGCCTGGCGTGAGATTCATGAAGAGACCACTTTAACTGCTTCCGACCTGAAACTCCTTCGGCAAGGGAAGCCGTACACTTTCTCTGATGAATCAGTCGGGCGAGAATGGACAATCTGGCCGTTTGCGTTTTTGTTGAAGGACCCGGCTGGGGATGGCGAGGGAAGCGAGAAGAGAATAAAAATCAATTGGGAGCACGAGGGGTGGGCATGGTTCGATCCGTTGGACGTGCGAGATACTGAAGATTTCGGAGGAGTGCCGAAGCTGAAGGAGAGTTTGAGGAGGGTCTGGTTTGAGATTGATCTTGGACTTGAAGCCGGAAAAGTGCTGGCGGAGGGGTGTAAACGTCTGGAAGAGGATTATGTGAGTGGGGCGAGGCAAATGGCAGGTGATGCCTTGCGTATCTTGCGGGATGTGATCGACAAGATGGACGACGGTGTCTTGGATGGAGAGAATGGAGATGGGAAAGAGGCCAAATGGTGGAAAGACATCAGAATGGCTGCATGGCATCTGTGGAAGAATGGACGGGAGAGTATGGGCGCGGCGATCATGTCTGCTTTGTTGTCTGCTTTGGCTTCCGTTGAGGCTAAAGTTTTCCAGGACCATGCCACCAGGTCCAAGAGCAGCGGAAAGCAACTCAAATcaaccatcatctccatttTGGACCGGGAGATCTCCGCCCGCCCCTTGACCAATGACCAGATTTCCCGATCGTTCGCTTCCTACATCTCCCGTAACCTCCCCTCCTTCAATACACCTCAAAAACCTCTTTCTATACTGACCTTGTCGGAGtcctccaccatcacccACGCCCTTTCCCATCTCCCCATCCTTCTCCCCAATTCCGTCCTTGATATCCGCGTCCTTGAATCCCGGCCCCTGCTCGAAGGCGTCTCTCTCGCCGCCAGCCTCGCCAAAGCTCTCTCCACAGAGTTGGCATCCAGTAACGACCGCCAACATAGCATCACCATCTACACCGATGCCTCGGCCTGTCATGCCACTCGGGGGGTGCAGCTGGTGGTGATAGGCGCCGACCGCATCGCTTCAGACGGCTCAGTGAGTAACAAGACTGGCTCGCTGTCTGTTCTCCTCGCCACTCAACACAACGCAAAAGAAGCCAAGGTGGTAGTCCTTTGCGACTCGGAAAAGGTGGCACTCCCTGGACCGCCAGAACAACACGTAGTGGAGGATCAGGGTTTGGAACAAGTGACGAGGGTGTGGATGGGCGAGGGCAGTAGTAAGCGGATTAGAGGGGCTGCCAGGACAGTATTGAACTTTGCTCATGCCACAAGATTTGAGGGGAAGACGAAAGAGAAAAAGCatgaagaaaaggagaagacgCAGGTAAAAGTGGAAGTGAGAAACGTGTCTTTCGAGTGGTGTGCCGGAGGGCTCATTGATGCTTACGTTACTGAGGAGGGCGAATGGAATGATGAGAacgtgaagaagaagtcagAGGCGCTTCAGGGTTTGGAGAAACGACTTTTTGGACTCTTGTGA
- the bek-2 gene encoding BEAK-2, with the protein MPRSSKSSGADDPNFRLPVNPRRKKVAPEQRKRVALACNNCNVKRIKCSGEKPCRQCTQAQRQCIYPQGVKKVTVPQTYIDGLLGKIAKYESQLQITSKAAGGNGNGNSKIDLSGLLQPLQAVQEGDQGGMSIDSPDGVGAAGQAYLTEGSVTSTTSHYDYPVHAHNHNFEPAFSIDEDTEMQMDYPVDDGRMLADAEGTARYLGETSGATFLDSLKAFIKTTQPLASKGLSPNPETPDGSRNATFLNSVGRYQTFDSRPLLLPTMDVEPRIPTQLEIQAMITQFKTFLQDDNGKAGCGGIFFWPFQDPAKMALPDQSGFGTGFKLDTTKPRNHTAREHGQLALVYTAFAFTHLLTLTEENSRVDGQLGEAHYAAARMLIGNPLDMTSYTIYNVAVLALMALYLVENNRRDAAYMAISNAMHLSVMHGVHRESSVTEVERRTFWTVYNIDRWLSCLMGRPPAVPHQAITLSLPQEAPGLPSPLGLCAHVELSKISAYIVNNSYRHHANKPADGFDELPFSVAIGKLDQWHENLPKSLKLENLEESPSNYYYYALQPEAEDPALGTDRALLSLHMAYNQLIILAIRPAFLTAVKKKVANTWLTPGLEGPGAEPENPWTRAIRKCSDAARRNLRIGRRLQIISPGQKLLVQDLHHIFNAAIILLMHQILFVNQRVYDMFLIDKAKEVFKNEAMTGSDYGKDCHNVLNDLKPLVDKLHEVIHRKEHEQLSVPTEKQQSGSVHSPVNRETTPGALSGPITGSPTKPYPSHVQGWLQNVRPEDGTTVVQELKTWQDDDGMQVYRPGNSLA; encoded by the exons ATGCCGAGGTCGTCCAAGAGTTCGGGCGCCGACGATCCCAACTTTCGCTTACCCGTCAACCCGCGGCGGAAAAAGGTCGCGCCCGAGCAACGCAAGCGCGTGGCCCTCGCCTGCAACAACTGCAATGTCAAGCGCATCAAGTGCTCGGGCGAGAAGCCGTGTCGCCAGTGCACCCAGGCCCAGCGCCAGTGCATCTACCCCCAGGGCGTTAAAAAGGTTACCGTCCCCCAGACTTACATTGACGGGCTGCTCGGCAAGATAGCCAAATACGAGAGTCAACTCCAGATCACCAGCAAAGCGGCTGGCGGCAATGGCAATGGTAACAGCAAGATTGACCTCAGCGGCTTGCTTCAGCCGTTGCAGGCTGTCCAGGAAGGGGATCAGGGCGGCATGAGCATCGACTCGCCAGACGGCGTAGGGGCCGCCGGCCAGGCCTATCTCACCGAAGGCTCGGTCACGTCCACGACGTCGCACTATGACTACCCTGTCCATGCACACAACCACAACTTTGAGCCCGCCTTCTCCATCGATGAGGACACGGAGATGCAGATGGACTACCCCGTCGACGACGGCAGAATGCTGGCCGATGCTGAGGGTACCGCTCGCTACCTTGGAGAAACCTCTGGCGCCACCTTCCTTGACTCGCTCAAGGCCTTCATCAAGACGACGCAGCCGCTGGCCTCCAAAGGTCTCTCTCCCAACCCTGAGACGCCCGACGGCAGCAGGAATGCAACCTTCCTCAATTCGGTTGGTCGCTACCAGACGTTCGATTCCCGGCCTCTCCTGCTTCCGACCATGGACGTGGAGCCGCGCATCCCCACGCAGCTGGAAATCCAGGCCATGATCACGCAGTTCAAGACCTTTCTCCAGGACGACAACGGCAAGGCAGGGTGCGGCGGCATTTTTTTCTGGCCATTCCAGGACCCCGCCAAGATGGCGCTACCGGACCAGTCCGGTTTTGGCACTGGCTTCAAGCTGGACACCACTAAACCGCGGAACCACACCGCTCGGGAGCACGGCCAACTGGCATTGGTCTACACAGCCTTTGCCTTTACCCATCTGCTGACCCTGACCGAGGAGAATTCCCGGGTGGATGGCCAATTGGGCGAAGCCCACTATGCGGCGGCTAGGATGCTGATCGGAAACCCCCTGGACATGACGTCCTACACAATTTACAACGTGGCCGTCTTGGCCCTGATGGCCCTGTACCTGGTGGAGAACAATCGCCGAGATGCCGCCTACATGGCCATCAGCAACGCCATGCATCTCAGCGTGATGCACGGCGTGCACAGGGAAAGTTCAGTCACCGAGGTCGAGCGTAGGACTTTCTGGACGGTTTACAACATCGATCG CTGGCTGAGCTGCTTGATGGGTCGCCCACCCGCGGTCCCTCATCAAGCCATTACCCTGTCCCTGCCACAGGAAGCCCC GGGCCTTCCTTCGCCGCTTGGGCTGTGTGCACATGTGGAACTGTCCAAGATTTCCGCGTACATCGTCAACAACAGCTATCGTCATCATGCGAACAAGCCGGCCGACGGGTTCGATGAGCTGCCCTTTTCGGTCGCGATTGGGAAGCTTGATCAATGGCATGAGAACCTGCCCAAGAGCTTGAAGCTCGAGAATTTGGAGGAGAGTCCCAGcaactattactactatgcACTCCAACCCGAAGCCGAGGACCCGGCACTCGGTACCGACCGGGCTTTGTTGTCACTGCACATGGCTTACAATCAG CTCATCATCTTGGCAATCCGTCCCGCATTCCTCACCGCCgttaagaagaaggtggccAATACCTGGTTGACACCTGGGCTTGAGGGCCCCGGAGCGGAACCGGAGAATCCTTGGACCCGAGCCATTCGCAAGTGCAGCGATGCCGCACGGCGCAACCTCCGCATCGGCAGACGGCTACAAATCATCAGCCCCGGCCAGAAGCTGCTCGTGCAGGACCTCCATCACATCTTCAATGCTGCCATCATCCTTCTGATGCATCAAATCCTCTTTGTCAACCAAAGAGTGTACGACATGTTCCTCATCGACAAGGCAAAGGAGGTGTTCAAGAATGAGGCGATGACGGGCAGTGACTATGGGAAGGACTGTCACAACGTCCTCAACGATCTGAAGCCCTTGGTCGATAAGCTGCACGAAGTAATTCACCGCAAGGAGCATGAGCAGCTGTCTGTCCCCACGGAGAAGCAGCAGAGCGGATCGGTGCATAGCCCTGTGAACAGAGAGACCACACCGGGTGCCCTCTCGGGCCCGATAACGGGCTCTCCGACGAAGCCGTATCCCAGCCATGTGCAAGGCTGGTTACAGAATGTGAGACCTGAAGACGGTACCACGGTTGTTCAGGAGCTCAAGACATGGCAGGATGATGACGGTATGCAGGTATATAGACCGGGCAATTCGCTTGCCTAA